The region TGGCGATTTGATAAACTTTCTCCTCGAGAAAAATCAGGTATTCATAATGAAGATTAGGATGCAGCCACTCACCGGCAGTTTCGATTAAAGATCGCATCTCATCGAGTTTCAGGAATTCCGAAAGACGCATATAAGTATCTGCGATTTCAGTCAGCGATCTGCCTGTTGCCATGATCATTCTCTGGCAAAATACCAGCCCGGCATGATTGACAATTTCATTGATGATCTCGGTGGCGATTATCTCCCGTTTTAAGGGATGTTTCCTGATATGCCTTGAATATTTTTTGGAGAGTTCTGCCGGAAAATACCGCAGGATAAATCGGTCAAACCAGGGGTCGGCAAACGCACCATCTCCAGAAACATCTGGGTTCCAACCAGTTTCGTAAATCCGATTAAAGCGCAAAGGACCGGCCTCGGCAGCGCCCTGGACTCATGTTCCAACTTATCCAGATCAGCCTCGAAGGGAATACAGTCCTTCGCGCGATCGAACAATCCTTGACGATTCAGAAATTTGATCAAAGCCCGAATAAAAACAAATTGGGCCGGCTGCCGGCGCATGTCCAGGGAAAGTCCGAGATTATTAAGGTAATTCTGCCGGAGCACCAAATCGATTTCTTCTTTTTCATATTTTTTGATGATGGCGTTTCGATCATCGATATCTTTGATGATTCTCTTTCGCCGCAAGATATCGAGTAGAATCTTAAGATTGACCTCATGGTCCGACATATTAACACCGCCGGAATTATCGATTGCATCCGTGTTCAACTGCACCCCGTTTTCGGCTGCTTCGACACGAGCTGCCTGGGTAAAGCCGAGATTTCCGCCTTCGCCAACTACTTTGGCTCTAACTTCGGATGCATTCACCCGGACCCGGTCGTTTGCCGGATCGCCGGCCTGAAAATTGGTTTCAAAAGCTGCCTTGACATAAGTGCCAATTCCGCCGTTCCACAGCAAATCAACAGGCGCACGAAGAATAGCCTTTATCAAATCCTCTCCGGAAAGGCTTTTCGCTTTAATTCCCAGCATATTTCTGATTTCGTAAGAAAGTTCGATTCTTCGGCTGTTGCGGTTAAAAATGCCCCCGCCTTTTGAAATCAGCTCGTCTTTGTACTCATTCCAATTCGCACATTTTTTAAACAGGCGCTTCCTTTCCTGAAAAGATGCCTTGGGGTCCGGATTTGGATCAAGAAAAATGTAAAGATGATTAAATGCCGCAACCAGTTTCATGCTTCGGGAAAGCAGCATACCGTTTCCAAAAACATCGCCGGCCATGTCGCCAATTCCCACTACTTTAATCTGACTTTTTTCCGGATTGACACCGATTTCATGGAAATGCCGCTTAACGGATTCCCAGGCGCCACGGGCCGTAATGCCCTGCTTTTTGTGGTCATAGCCGTTTGAGCCTCCGGAAGCAAAAGCATCGGTGAGCCAAAATTTTCTTTCATTTGAAATCTCATTAGCAATATCGCTGAAGGTGGCTGTGCCTTTATCTGCAGCAACCACAAGGTAGGGATCATCTCCGTCGAATCGCTTGATTCCTTCAGCCGGAACTATCGAACCATCTTTGGAAATATTGTCGGTGAGATCGAGCAGCGCCGAAACGAATCTTTTGTATGCGTTGACTCCTGCAGCCATCCGTTCTTCGTGGTTAGAAGCATTGTTGTTTTTGATGACAAATCCACCCTTGCTGCCCACAGGAACGATCAGTGTGTTTTTGATCATCTGCGCCTTCATCAGACTGAGGATTTCCGTGCGAAAATCATCCGGCCGGTCGGACCACCGGATTCCACCGCGGGCAATCCGGCCGCCGCGCAGGTGAATTCCTTCCAGGTCGTGAGAGTATACATAAATCTCATAAAGCGGAACCGGGGCGGGCATATTTTCGATAAGACCGCTTTTGATTTTAAAACTAATTTCCCGTTTGTTTAAATAGTAATTCGTTCTGACGATGGCATTCACGATATTGAAAAAAGTCTTGCAGATGGTTTCATCGAGTACAGAGTTAAGCTCTCGAAAAGAATCAGAGATCGCGGTCTTTGCTTTTTTAATGTCTGCCGGCTCGCTTTCCGGGTTAAATTTCACTTCAAAAAGGCAAACCAGAGACTTGGTGAATCGGGGGTAGCGAACCAAAACTTTCTGAATAGAAAAAAAAGTGTAAGCGTTATTGAACTTATAAAAGTAAGCGCACAAAGCCTTGGCAAGATCCAATTCTCTTTTGGTAAGACCGGCGATTCTGACCAGCTCATTGATGGGTTTGGAAGTCAGGTCCTCGTTTAAAACAGCCTCAATACAATCCGCGATACGCGTGCGGTCTTCCGGTTCAAGATTTTCATCCCTCTGAACGCCGAAGCTATAAGTAAACTTCTCAACCCCGTCGTGACGATAAATAAACCTGTTGTCGCGATTAATGGAAAATCCAAAATTATTAATAATAGGAACCAGCCGTCCCAATTTAGCGGGACCCGAGATGTAAATTTTGATTAAATCTTCATCATCTTTGAGCTGCTGATAATAAGCGACACGATAGCCTGTCTCATTTAGGTTCTCCAAAATTTCTAAATCGCGCAGGGCCTCTTTGGATTCTTGATGAACTTCATATTCAGGAGACATGCCGCCGAGGTAGCGATTCAAGGTTTCATAACCGTTGGCAGAATATTTTTTGAGAACCAATTCGCGAAAAACCGATGACCAGGTTGAAAACAGGTCGTGGGCATTTGATTGCAGCAACTGTTTGAGCTGCTCCAGGGTCTGGTCATCTGAACGGAAACCCAGAAACACGACCTCAATTTGATTGATCGGGTAGCGGATATTGTAAGCAATTTCGATTCCATGCTTCTGGTTAAAGTCATGTAATCGCTGATTTGGAATTTTGCCAGTATCTGCTGCAGGAAGAATGATCTCCGTCCAAACGATATTGTAATTTTCATCAAGGGCCAGGTCGTAACTGATTTCGGTGGAATACATGTTGTAGATGATTTTCATAAACCATCGCAACAGGAAGGCAGGCGGACGGGTGAGCCACAAACCAACGGGTAGAGACTGGGCAATTCTATAAAGCTCTTTTTGCAAATAAGAAGTCGAGGTTACCCGGAACTTGCTGGCCATTTCCTCAAGCAGACGTTTGATCGCCGGAATATCGTTCCGCAGGGAAAGTTCAGCGCGATGTCTGAAATGCCCGGCGAGCACGACATCGGCGCCGGCATTTTTTACGACGGCAAAGTACATTTTCCGTTCTTTATTGACATTGCTGCGGAGATTGGACTCGCGGTAAGCAACAGATTCTTTTGATGAGAAAAGCGGCCTTGAATTCAACTCTTGGGAAACAACCTCGCGAACTTTTGCTTTTTTAAATATCCCAAAATGTTTTGGCCTCAATTGATGGCTCTTGTAATGAGAAAGTCCCAGCATGACAAAATTCTCTTTTAACCAGGCGATTTCTTCATTCTCGGTCTCATGTTCCAAACAGAGGGAGTCCATCAAAGAAACCATTTTCGGGTAATCTATGACCACCTTGCGGAGTTCTTGCAGATTGTTGGAGATGTCTTTTTGAAGCTGAGCCAGCTCTTTCTTTTGTAGCCGGTTAATTTCAACATAAACATAGGATTCATTTTCGTCGGTGTTGACTGGATAATCTACCTGCGCCAACGTTCCGTCCTCAAGCCTTTGTACGCTGAGGATCGGATGAATGAGCAAATTGATATGAAAATGCTGAGAGTTGCAAATATCAACGACGGTATCGACGATGAAAGGGGAATCCGGCATCAAAATTTCAATCACCGAAGAGTTGGCTAACCAAGTGTATTTTGAACCTGGATTATAAACTTTGATCTGCAGCTCCTTGGAATGAACTCGAAAAAAGTCGTATCGAGCTTCAAGAAACAACTGCAAATTTTCAGGCGAGTAAAAGTTCTTCTGGTATTCAGGAATGTAAAATGAATACTTTTCGCAGAATTCTTTGAAAGAATTTTTAGATAACTTGTCCTTAGTCATTAATCCTTTCATACAACAAAGCACTCCAAATTATAAACGCATGTTTATAATAAAAATATCGTCATTATCTAATGATTTAATAAGTATAAAGTGTTATTTTATTTGGCAATCGGTCAATCCTGCGGAAAAAAATTGACCCCCAGTTGATAAGGTTTTCCTGGAGACTAAAATACCGTTAAAAGCAGGTGGATTTCGCGTAGTTGTTGATACAAAAGCAAGACACTATAATTTCGTTTTGTTTAATATGATTCGGGGAAAATTGCAGTTTTATTAGTAGACCATCTTCCTTTGGCAGCCATCTTTCAGGATGACGATTAAATGATATTAACCATCCCGGTTTAACAACCAACAAAGGAATAAGCCCACTTTTGATCGGCTGGTTGCTCAGCGGAATATCACCGCGAAGTTTTGCAAATTAGAAATAAATTTCTATTTTTCGAAATTCCCTTAAGGGATATTAACCGAAGTCGTGTGCTTCTCTGATGTGTCCGTTTCGTGTTTATAAATCCTACCCTCCTTCATCACAAACACAACTTTTTGCATCACTGAAATATCTTTAAGCGGGTCACCGTCCACAGCAACCACATCCGCGGTTTTGCCCTTTTCAAGGGTGCCCAATTCATCGTCGATTCCCAGTAACTCGGCGGTTACTTTCGTGGCAGACTGAATGGCTTCCATCGGCGGCATGCCACCTTCAACCATGAGCTCAAATTCCTGAGCATTTATACCGTGCGGGGATACACCGGAGTCCGTGCCAAAAGCAATTTTCACGCCGGCTTTGTAAGCGCGGCTGAACGTCTCTTGAATTTTCGGACCGATGGCTGCAGCTTTCGGCCGGACGAGATCCGGGAAATAGCCATCAATTTTGGCGCGTTCTGCAACCGTTACGCCGGCCAGAATAGTCGGTACATAATAAGTTCCGTGCTTTTTGAAAAGTTCAATCGCTTCATCATCCATCAAAGTTCCGTGCTCGATGGAGCGCACACCCGCCCGAATAGCGCGTTTCATTCCCTCCGCGCCGTGTGCGTGGGCCGCAACGTGCATGCCGTAATCTTTTCCCGTGTCCACAATCGCTTTAATTTCCTCTTCAGTGAACTGTGGATTTTGGCCGCTCTTCGCGACACTCAATACGCCGCCGGTTGCCGTGATTTTGATCACGTCAGCGCCGTTTTTGTACCGATGGCGCACAGCTTTTTGTGCGTCTTCAATGCCGTTGACGACGCCTTCCTTCGGTCCGGCGTCACCCTCAATTTGCCGGTTCAAACTGTTGGTGGGATCGGCATGGCCGCCGGTAGTCGCCAATGATTTACCGGCGCTGAAAATTCTCGGACCGCTTACAAACCCGCGGTTGATGGCGTTGCGCAGCGGTGTATTGATAACGCCGCCCAGGTCGCGAACAGTGGTAAATCCGGCCAGCAAAGTCCTCCTCGCAAACGGCACCGACCGGTAGGCGTAGTCTTCCGGGTTCATATAGAACTTTTCCGAGTAGCTTTTCGGACTCAATTCACCGGAAAGATGTACATGCATATCCATGAGTCCCGGCATCACGGTTTGATCCTTTAAATCGATAATCGTGTCGCCTTCATCTCCCTCGATGTAGCCGTTTTTGATTTCGATAATTTTGTTATCAGAAACCACTATGGACACCTCGGATTTCATGCTGTTCGATTTACCGTCGATAAACTTGCCGCAATGCAGAATGGTATTTTGTGCAAATAAAAAAACCGGTAAAAGCAGCACAGCTAAGAAACTAAGAAATGGTTTGTTCATTTTTTCCTCCTCATATTAATTTTATTCCAAAGTTTAAGTCTTTCAAACTTCTAATGCAATTTATTTTCTTTTGTGGATCATAAAATGAAGTCCAAATACGATGAGCCCGGCGCTTAGTACCATCATCCCGGTAATCGACTCATTGAAAAATAGCAGCGCCAGAACGGCAACGAAAACCGGTACCAGGCTATAAACAAAACTAGCAGTTTTGGTCGCCCCGATTTCTTTGATGCTTAAATTATAAAACAAATAACCAATTCCTGATGCGAAGATTCCCATGTAAAGTATGGCTAAAATCACGGATGGTGAAATAGCTTGAATTTGCTGAACAAAACCTTCGCTCAATGTAAGCGGCAGCAAAAGAATCACCCCGAATAAAGTGGCGTAGTAGGTCAAAGTAAAGCTGGTGTGTTTCTTAAGAAGTTCTTGATGAGCAGAGAATAAGCCACCCAGCTTGAGACAGCTAAAAACATCAGCAAGTCGCCGTGGTTAAACTGAAGTCTGAGAATGTTGCTGACATTTCCTTTGGCGATTAAGAAAATAACCCCGGCAAAAGCGATCGTGACCCCCAAGTAGTTTCTGCGGCTTAAATGTTCGTTTATCAATAATTTTTGCCGCAAATCCCGTTGCGATAGGATTCAT is a window of candidate division KSB1 bacterium DNA encoding:
- a CDS encoding NAD-glutamate dehydrogenase, whose protein sequence is MTKDKLSKNSFKEFCEKYSFYIPEYQKNFYSPENLQLFLEARYDFFRVHSKELQIKVYNPGSKYTWLANSSVIEILMPDSPFIVDTVVDICNSQHFHINLLIHPILSVQRLEDGTLAQVDYPVNTDENESYVYVEINRLQKKELAQLQKDISNNLQELRKVVIDYPKMVSLMDSLCLEHETENEEIAWLKENFVMLGLSHYKSHQLRPKHFGIFKKAKVREVVSQELNSRPLFSSKESVAYRESNLRSNVNKERKMYFAVVKNAGADVVLAGHFRHRAELSLRNDIPAIKRLLEEMASKFRVTSTSYLQKELYRIAQSLPVGLWLTRPPAFLLRWFMKIIYNMYSTEISYDLALDENYNIVWTEIILPAADTGKIPNQRLHDFNQKHGIEIAYNIRYPINQIEVVFLGFRSDDQTLEQLKQLLQSNAHDLFSTWSSVFRELVLKKYSANGYETLNRYLGGMSPEYEVHQESKEALRDLEILENLNETGYRVAYYQQLKDDEDLIKIYISGPAKLGRLVPIINNFGFSINRDNRFIYRHDGVEKFTYSFGVQRDENLEPEDRTRIADCIEAVLNEDLTSKPINELVRIAGLTKRELDLAKALCAYFYKFNNAYTFFSIQKVLVRYPRFTKSLVCLFEVKFNPESEPADIKKAKTAISDSFRELNSVLDETICKTFFNIVNAIVRTNYYLNKREISFKIKSGLIENMPAPVPLYEIYVYSHDLEGIHLRGGRIARGGIRWSDRPDDFRTEILSLMKAQMIKNTLIVPVGSKGGFVIKNNNASNHEERMAAGVNAYKRFVSALLDLTDNISKDGSIVPAEGIKRFDGDDPYLVVAADKGTATFSDIANEISNERKFWLTDAFASGGSNGYDHKKQGITARGAWESVKRHFHEIGVNPEKSQIKVVGIGDMAGDVFGNGMLLSRSMKLVAAFNHLYIFLDPNPDPKASFQERKRLFKKCANWNEYKDELISKGGGIFNRNSRRIELSYEIRNMLGIKAKSLSGEDLIKAILRAPVDLLWNGGIGTYVKAAFETNFQAGDPANDRVRVNASEVRAKVVGEGGNLGFTQAARVEAAENGVQLNTDAIDNSGGVNMSDHEVNLKILLDILRRKRIIKDIDDRNAIIKKYEKEEIDLVLRQNYLNNLGLSLDMRRQPAQFVFIRALIKFLNRQGLFDRAKDCIPFEADLDKLEHESRALPRPVLCALIGFTKLVGTQMFLEMVRLPTPGLTDLSCGIFRQNSPKNIQGISGNIP
- a CDS encoding amidohydrolase family protein, translated to MNKPFLSFLAVLLLPVFLFAQNTILHCGKFIDGKSNSMKSEVSIVVSDNKIIEIKNGYIEGDEGDTIIDLKDQTVMPGLMDMHVHLSGELSPKSYSEKFYMNPEDYAYRSVPFARRTLLAGFTTVRDLGGVINTPLRNAINRGFVSGPRIFSAGKSLATTGGHADPTNSLNRQIEGDAGPKEGVVNGIEDAQKAVRHRYKNGADVIKITATGGVLSVAKSGQNPQFTEEEIKAIVDTGKDYGMHVAAHAHGAEGMKRAIRAGVRSIEHGTLMDDEAIELFKKHGTYYVPTILAGVTVAERAKIDGYFPDLVRPKAAAIGPKIQETFSRAYKAGVKIAFGTDSGVSPHGINAQEFELMVEGGMPPMEAIQSATKVTAELLGIDDELGTLEKGKTADVVAVDGDPLKDISVMQKVVFVMKEGRIYKHETDTSEKHTTSVNIP
- a CDS encoding DMT family transporter, which encodes MGGLFSAHQELLKKHTSFTLTYYATLFGVILLLPLTLSEGFVQQIQAISPSVILAILYMGIFASGIGYLFYNLSIKEIGATKTASFVYSLVPVFVAVLALLFFNESITGMMVLSAGLIVFGLHFMIHKRK